Proteins from a single region of Vanessa cardui chromosome 13, ilVanCard2.1, whole genome shotgun sequence:
- the LOC124534854 gene encoding uncharacterized protein LOC124534854, producing the protein MELMSSLLLCALATLVPQALGKKNIMSSGLNETVILKRTPSIDKDHVTSVQVPSPKNKVSELKSVFLEATCKRCHKCMERAIKSHKVNNQIDLIKNEQFNNELVDQEVNTRNKRKTNANALRKVDKKTKKNKSKNKSVTIIKYNDNERIFALKIIETNKNMLLDRQTNNTTTCQVYSVKKSFPCETPEADLILKESKTKINKNKKSKREQNKKNASDVKTTVIAPVFRKRQIDDSQAPEQIMPSVEEIY; encoded by the exons ATGGAACTAATGAGTTCTCTGTTGTTATGTGCACTAGCAACGCTCGTGCCGCAAGCGTTAG gtaaaaaaaatattatgtccagTGGATTAAATGAGACTGTTATTTTAAAGAGAACGCCTTCAATTGATAAAGATCACGTGACATCCGTACAAGTGCCTTCTCCAAAGAATAAAGTGAGTGAACTTAAATCTGTCTTTTTGGAGGCGACTTGTAAAAGATGTCACAAGTGTATGGAACGAGCAATCAAATCACACAAAGTAAATAATCAAATcgacttaataaaaaatgaacagTTTAATAATGAACTTGTTGATCAAGAAGTTAACACCCGCAATAAAAGGAAAACAAATGCAAACGCACTAAGAAAAGTTGATaagaaaacaaagaaaaacaaatcaaaaaataaatccgtaactattatcaaatataatgaTAACGAAAGAATATTTGCTCTTAAGATAATAGAAACAAATAAGAATATGTTATTGGACCGACAAACGAATAACACAACGACATGTCAAGTGTATAGCGTTAAAAAATCATTTCCATGTGAAACGCCGGAAGctgatttaattttgaaagaatcaaagacaaaaataaataagaataagaaaagTAAAAGAGAACAAAACAAAAAGAATGCGTCCGATGTGAAAACGACAGTAATTGCACCCGTATTTAGGAAACGTCAAATCGACGATTCACAAGCTCCTGAACAAATAATGCCTTCGGTAGAAGAAATATACTAG